Proteins encoded together in one Eublepharis macularius isolate TG4126 chromosome 2, MPM_Emac_v1.0, whole genome shotgun sequence window:
- the YPEL4 gene encoding protein yippee-like 4, which yields MPSCEPVPPAAYLPTKTFRSYLPRCHRTYSCVHCRAHLAKHDELISKSFQGSHGRAYLFNSVVNVGCGPAEQRLLLTGLHSVADIFCESCKTTLGWKYEQAFETSQKYKEGKYIIEMSHMVKDNGWD from the exons ATGCCCAGCTGTGAACCAGTACCACCTGCTGCCTATCTTCCTACCAAAACCTTCCGCAGTTATCTGCCTCGGTGCCATCGAACATACAGCTGTGTCCACTGCCGGGCACACTTGGCCAAGCATGATGAGCTCATCTCCAAG TCCTTCCAGGGGAGTCATGGTCGCGCCTATCTTTTCAATTCTGT GGTCAATGTGGGATGCGGTCCAGCTGAACAACGCCTCTTGCTCACTGGTCTCCATTCAGTTGCCGATATTTTCTGTGAAAGCTGCAAGACTACACTGGGTTGGAAATAC GAACAAGCCTTCGAGACCAGCCAGAAATACAAAGAAGGGAAATACATTATTGAGATGTCACACATGGTGAAGGACAACGGCTGGGACTGA
- the CLP1 gene encoding polyribonucleotide 5'-hydroxyl-kinase Clp1, giving the protein MAEEAGDEKKLVAKFELERETELRFEVEASQTVQLELLTGMAEIFGTELTRNKKFTFDAGAKVAVFTWHGCSVQLTGRTEVAYVSKDTPMLLYLNTHTALEQMRWQAEREDERGPRVMVVGPTDVGKSTVCRLLLNYAVRLGRRPTFVELDVGQGSISIPGTMGALYIERPADVEEGFSVQAPLIYHFGSTTPGTNIKLYNKITSRLADVFNQRCEVNRRPSVSGCIINTCGWVKGSGYQALVHAASAFEVDVVVVLDQERLYNELKRDLPHFVRTVLLPKSGGVVERSKDFRREFRDERIREYFYGFRGCFYPHAFDVKFSDVKIYKVGAPTIPDSCLPLGMSQEDNQLKLVPVTPGRDMVHHLLSVSTADGTDENISETSVAGFIVVTGVDLERQVFTVLSPAPRPLPKNFLLIMDIRFMDLK; this is encoded by the exons ATGGCAGAGGAAGCTGGAGATGAAAAGAAACTGGTGGCCAAGTTTGAACTGGAGAGGGAAACAGAGCTTCGCTTTGAAGTTGAAGCCTCGCAAACTGTCCAACTGGAGCTTTTGACAGGCATGGCTGAGATCTTTGGAACTGAATTGACACGCAACAAGAAATTCACTTTTGATGCTGGTGCTAAAGTGGCTGTCTTCACTTGGCATGGCTGTTCAGTGCAGCTTACTGGTCGGACTGAAGTGGCCTATGTGTCCAAAGACACCCCCATGCTGCTGTACCTCAACACCCATACAGCCCTGGAGCAGATGCGGTGGCAGGCTGAACGTGAAGATGAGCGGGGGCCTCGGGTCATGGTGGTGGGCCCTACAGATGTAGGCAAGTCAACTGTTTGCCGCCTGCTGCTGAATTATGCTGTGCGCTTAGGGCGGCGGCCCACTTTTGTAGAGCTAGATGTAGGTCAGGGTTCAATCTCTATTCCAGGCACTATGGGGGCTCTCTATATTGAGCGTCCTGCAGATGTTGAAGAAGGTTTCTCAGTTCAGGCCCCCCTGATCTATCATTTTGGGTCCACCACACCTGGTACTAACATCAAGCTCTATAATAAG aTCACATCCCGCTTGGCAGATGTCTTCAACCAGCGCTGTGAAGTTAATCGTCGGCCTTCAGTCAGTGGTTGTATCATTAATACCTGTGGGTGGGTGAAAGGATCTGGGTACCAGGCACTTGTACATGCTGCTTCAGCCTTTGAAGTTGATGTTGTAGTAGTGCTGGACCAGGAGCGCCTTTACAATGAACTGAAGCGAGACCTGCCACACTTTGTTCGAACAGTGCTGCTCCCCAAGTCTGGTGGAGTAGTGGAGCGTTCCAAGGACTTCCGACGGGAGTTTCGGGATGAACGCATACGTGAATACTTCTATGGTTTTCGAGGATGCTTCTACCCACATGCCTTTGATGTCAAGTTCTCAGATGTTAAGATATACAAGGTGGGAGCCCCTACCATCCCTGACTCATGTCTGCCCCTGGGCATGTCACAAGAAGATAACCAGCTTAAGTTGGTACCAGTTACACCTGGACGTGACATGGTACACCATCTGTTAAGTGTTAGTACTGCTGATGGCACTGATGAGAACATCTCTGAGACTAGTGTGGCTGGCTTCATTGTAGTCACTGGAGTGGATTTGGAGCGGCAGGTCTTCACAGTGCTCTCACCAGCACCTCGTCCATTGCCCAAGAACTTCCTGCTCATCATGGACATTCGTTTCATGGATCTCAAGTAG